Within the Metasolibacillus fluoroglycofenilyticus genome, the region GAGAAGCCTTTGCAACTATGTTATAATAGCGAAAGAATATGTAGGGTTTCACAGCTTTAAAAAGCAATCTCAAGTTGTCGCATAAAACATTTTTTGTTATCCAAATAAAGTGAAACTTCAATCAGTGAGGGTTTTCCTCATCTCCACTGATTGTTAGTTGAACCAATCGGGCATTTACGGGCAGTTGATTCTTAAGTCGATTTTCACTCAAGTCTTGAAGTAGGCGTCTTACTGCCCGTGAATGCTGGATAAAAAATCATAGATGCTGTGAGAGAAGCAAATGGCTGTCTGGAAAGTGGGTGCGTTAGCCTACTTTTTGGACAGCCCTTACATTCGCAATATATTTAAAGGAGTAAAGATATTGTATAATTTTTTATTACCAGATGCTTATGTGAATAGCGTGCATGAAATTACACCAGAAATCTTAAATGAGCTGGGCATTAAAGGGATTATTACCGACTTAGATAATACGCTTGTGGAGTGGAATCGAGCAGACGCGACGGAGGAAATAATGACATGGCTTGAGCAATTACAGGCTGCGGGTATTCGTGTTATTATCGTATCTAATAATAATGAAGAGCGCGTGCAGCATTTTGCTAAACCGCTCGGTATCCCTTATATCCATCGTGCTAGAAAACCGCTTGGTTCCGCATATTATGCGGGTCTATTACAGCTACGATTACGCCGTAATGAGGTTGCGATGGTTGGAGATCAGCTATTGACGGATATTTTTGGTGGTAAACGTCAAAAGCTATATACATTTTTAGTGCGCCCAGTGGCTGAATCAGATGGGGTAGTTACATTATTTAATCGCTTTATTGAGCGTAGAATTTTTAATGATTTAAAACGTAAAGGAATTACAACTTGGGAGGAAAAATAATGGTCGAAATGCCACAATGCATAGGCTGTGGAGCAGTGATTCAAACAGAGCATAAAGACAAGCTAGGCTATGCCCCCGCCTCGTCTTTAGAAAAGGAGACAATTATTTGTCAGCGCTGCTTCCGCTTAAAAAACTATAATGAAATTCAGCCTGTTAACTTAACAGATGATGATTTCTTACGCATTTTAAACGGCTTAGGAGAGCAGCAAGGGCTCATCGTCAAAATTGTCGATATTTTTGATTTCAACGGTAGCTGGCTGCCTGGGCTTCATCGCTTCGTTGGTAAAAATCCAGTATTGCTCGTTGCAAACAAAGTGGATTTATTGCCAAAGTCGGTGAAACCGCAAAAGGTCATTAATTGGTTAAAGCGAGAGGCGAAGGCACTTGGCTTAAAGCCTGTTGATGTAATGCTTGTTTCTGCGCATAAAGGAAAAGGTATGGCAGAGGTTGTCGAGGCGATTGAAGCGCACCGTGCAGGCAAGGATGTTTTCGTTGTCGGCTGTACGAATGTAGGAAAGTCAACCTTTATTAACCGTATTATTAAGCAGGCAACAGGTGAAGGAGAAGTCATTACAACCTCTCATTTCCCAGGTACAACATTAGATATGATTGAAATTCCGCTGGACGATGGTGCGGCGCTTTATGATACACCGGGCATTATAAATCATCATCAGATGGCGCATTATTTAGATGCTAGCGAATTGAAATATATTATGCCGAAAAAGGAAATTAAACCAAAGGTCTATCAGCAAAATGCTGGTCAAACATTATTTATTGGTGCGCTTGCTCGCTTTGATTTTATTAGAGGAGAGCGCTCTGCCTTTACTGTGCATGTAGCAAATGATTTACCAATTCATCGCACAAAGCTTGAAAAGGCTGATGATTTATATGCGGAGCACAAAGGAGAGCTATTAGCACCACCGACAAAAGAATTTATTGGGCAATTGCCTGAGCTTGTGCGTCATGAATTTTCAATTAAAGAAGCAAAAACGGATATCGTCTTTTCTGGGCTTGGCTGGATTACAGCACAGCATGCCAATGTAGTTATAGCAGCATATGCCCCAAAAGGAGTGCAAGTATTTATTCGCCCGTCATTAATTTAACGTTAGAGGATGAGTAGAGATGAAGAAATGGTTTGCAGTAATTGGTGACCCGATTAGTCATTCAAAGTCACCAACAATGCACAATGCTTGGTATCATGAAATGAATGTCGATGCAGCATATATACCGATTCATGTGGAGGCTAGCCAGCTACAGCAAGCGGTTGCCTCGCTGAAGCAGTTAGGTGCATCGGGTTGGAATGTAACGATACCGCATAAAGAAGCAATAATTCCGCTATTAGATGAGCTAGATGAGCAAGCTGAAAAAATGGGCGCTGTTAATACGGTTGTAAAAACAGCTGAAGGGAAATATAAAGGCTATAATACGGACGGCGCAGGATTTGTTCGTTCTTTAGAAGATGCCGTTAGTACAGCGCATAAAGAAAAAGAAATTTTGTTAATCGGTGCTGGTGGTGCTGCGAGAGGCATCGCCTTTGCACTATTTGCAGCAGGCTATAAGCAGATAACAATTGCGAATCGTACCATTGCTAAAGCAGAGTCGATTATAGAGCAGCTCGGCTGTGGTCAAGCGATTTCTTTAGAGCAGGCTGAGAATGAGCTACACGAGTATGCGATTTTTATTCAAACAACTCCTGCTGGCATGACAAGTGGCACACTTACATTACCTTTTTCCTTAGACAAGTTTCCACAAGGCGCTATTGCAGCTGATATTGTCTATAATCCGTTAATGACACCTTTTTTACAGGCTGCAAAGAGCAAAGGTGCAACGATTGTCAATGGATTGGGGATGTTTGTGCATCAAGGGGCGATTGCCTACAATTATTGGCTAGGGCATTATCCAAATACAGCGAATATGATGGCTGAATTAACAGCACAATTAAAATAAAATATGGAATTGGGGCAGTGAATTTAATATTTTTAACCCTTCAAAAAAACACAAACGCCCGATTCCACAGGAGGATTTATATATATGTTAACTGGTAAACAAAAGCGCTTTTTACGTGCTGAGGCACATCATTTAGACCCGATTTTTCAAGTAGGGAAGGGCGGCGTCAATGATGCGATGCTTGCACAATTGCGCGATGTATTAGAAGTACGCGAGCTTATTAAAGTGCGTATTTTAGATAATTGTGAGGACGATAAACATGAAGTAGCTGAAGCGCTAGCACAAGGTACAAGAGCGGAGTTAGTTCAATTAATTGGCTTAACAGTTATTTTGTATAAGGAATCGCGTCAAAATAAAAAAA harbors:
- the aroE gene encoding shikimate dehydrogenase; translated protein: MKKWFAVIGDPISHSKSPTMHNAWYHEMNVDAAYIPIHVEASQLQQAVASLKQLGASGWNVTIPHKEAIIPLLDELDEQAEKMGAVNTVVKTAEGKYKGYNTDGAGFVRSLEDAVSTAHKEKEILLIGAGGAARGIAFALFAAGYKQITIANRTIAKAESIIEQLGCGQAISLEQAENELHEYAIFIQTTPAGMTSGTLTLPFSLDKFPQGAIAADIVYNPLMTPFLQAAKSKGATIVNGLGMFVHQGAIAYNYWLGHYPNTANMMAELTAQLK
- the yqeH gene encoding ribosome biogenesis GTPase YqeH, giving the protein MVEMPQCIGCGAVIQTEHKDKLGYAPASSLEKETIICQRCFRLKNYNEIQPVNLTDDDFLRILNGLGEQQGLIVKIVDIFDFNGSWLPGLHRFVGKNPVLLVANKVDLLPKSVKPQKVINWLKREAKALGLKPVDVMLVSAHKGKGMAEVVEAIEAHRAGKDVFVVGCTNVGKSTFINRIIKQATGEGEVITTSHFPGTTLDMIEIPLDDGAALYDTPGIINHHQMAHYLDASELKYIMPKKEIKPKVYQQNAGQTLFIGALARFDFIRGERSAFTVHVANDLPIHRTKLEKADDLYAEHKGELLAPPTKEFIGQLPELVRHEFSIKEAKTDIVFSGLGWITAQHANVVIAAYAPKGVQVFIRPSLI
- a CDS encoding YqeG family HAD IIIA-type phosphatase codes for the protein MYNFLLPDAYVNSVHEITPEILNELGIKGIITDLDNTLVEWNRADATEEIMTWLEQLQAAGIRVIIVSNNNEERVQHFAKPLGIPYIHRARKPLGSAYYAGLLQLRLRRNEVAMVGDQLLTDIFGGKRQKLYTFLVRPVAESDGVVTLFNRFIERRIFNDLKRKGITTWEEK
- the yhbY gene encoding ribosome assembly RNA-binding protein YhbY, yielding MLTGKQKRFLRAEAHHLDPIFQVGKGGVNDAMLAQLRDVLEVRELIKVRILDNCEDDKHEVAEALAQGTRAELVQLIGLTVILYKESRQNKKIILPKATQK